The Nicotiana tomentosiformis chromosome 2, ASM39032v3, whole genome shotgun sequence genome includes the window caaggacccgttaaagcttcttattctaatgtgatcgagtcgttcgcctcggcaatatttaTGTACCACACTATCATGGTAGCGGGTCATTCACCTCgccaggttaatagatgcatctatagtttgtgttgttcgaccctcgacagtgcactgattatgatgggatcgggccgtacgcctcagtatttctataaaatatcctcatgaaatcgtgcgtaacatttggcaagaagctagtgtatctgtgagttcttCCTGATTTGAAGTATAACGACCAATTTTGGTGAGAtccactatatatttatatatatatatgctccggttgaggaggaagtttgctaattgagagcttgagcctattgtaaagaggagaattgtacctcgtatttatacttgtttattttatttacttactctgcctcatatttgttcacctctttactatacctgatattattggaccactagtgagtgtcgatgtcgacccctcgtcactactcttccggggttagactagatacttattgggtacacgttgatttatgtactcatactacacttgctgcacatttttgtgcaggtacttttatgtctgGTGGTCCTTTGGCGCGGAGGCGCGGATTATGCGAGGACTTACTGCGAGCtgtatttcatgttacgatccgcatccgatagagtctccttcagagttatttatattttttttgtctaatttatattccggacagatgctgtattttattttacttcctagttgatgctcatgcacttgtgacaccgggttttaggggtGCTTACGGGTTATTTATAAATGTAGTtgcgaaaaatattttcattcactTTGTAAATCCCATTTTGTATTATGTAATTaaagaaaattatgatttcaaatactAATATGAGTAATTAGGATAatcatttattgttggcttgtctgaccgcggttttaggcgccatcacgacctttaatggattttgggtcgtgatagaataAATAAAGGTTTCTTATATTTGCTAGTGGATGTGATCTGAAGCAGTGcgtaaagaaaaacaaaaaaaatattctgGGTGAGCTATCTTGTGATAATTGAAGTGGATTGAAGGAATTTTGCGCTTAAAGTTAaatatgtgatgtgttaaagtgcttacgAGAGTTAGCCACTATATCCTAAATATAtcatacccgtcccttagcccacattacaaccgtAATAAAGTCCTAGTTGATTTCGGACCGAGCGGGActacattagtagaggtttatataaggggcaagcctatggtaccttttgcgtgcatgtgacttctttgagagagtgagtgATTTTTATTCATATGTGTGAGTCCTTAAAATGTATTCGATCATGTGATTTGGATGTGTGGTTTGCTTACTCTTTGTTttattgtgagggcacatgatttcacaaatgataggtaacattattagacaTCTCTATTAGATTAAGTATTCAAGCCTagggtgcattgtgacattgagttagtTTTCGAGGCTAGGATTTGTTATAATCTTATTGCTCCTGGGTTGGATGTTTTGAAATTGGGCATGAGTATGGGAAATGTAGACAGCATATGCTAGAGCTTAATTGTTACTATCAAtcatggtcataggtgtagtgtgTGTGAATGTGTGGCTTGTTGGGTTATTGAAGAGGAAGTGTTTAGTTGGTTGACTCAAGGGCGAGcaacatttaagtgtggggtgttgatgtcgtgctataattccatatattttgatgttatttagcTTACTTGCTTGTTGTTTGGATACTAATTTGTGCGACAATTGCGCTTAATAGAGCTTATTTCACGTGTAGAAATGCTTGGACATGAATTGGAGAAACGTTGCACGGAATGGTACCTCAGAGCTAaaaatggagcaataaaagaagaagtgCAAGGCAACGAAACAATAgtgccatagacagtgcaagacATTGCCCAGGGCACTACCATTAGCGCCCCAGACAGTGCCTTGCGCAGAAACAACAgtgccatagacagtgcaaggcattgtCCAGGGCACTGTCATTGGCGCCCCAGACAGTGCCTTGCACCGAAACAATGGCGCCATAGACAGTGCCTCGCGCCGACGATGCCATCCGAGCAAATTTTAATTCCTCATTAGTTTTGGACATGTAGAATTCGGCCCCAGCCCTATAAATACCCCTTAAAGTTAGTTTTTTTAGGGAGAGACATCATTAGAGAGGCAAGAGGCTACGGAATACTTCGGAAGCACGAATCACTCTAGTTTTTCTCTCTGGTTTCCTTTAATTTGTAGTTTAATGCTTTTAGATATTACTATGTATTTACACAGTTTGAGTAGCTAAAGTcgtcatctagggttgatggaaccaattgttggatgaagtcttgattaccttttgatataattgagccgtttttACTCTTTAATTGTCCAACTATGTATTTCTTGTGATTAATTGAAGGTCCCTTGATTAATCGTATCTAGTTATCTTGTGTTGCTTGAATAAGAACACGtgattagattgttgttgaacaacgccaCTCTCGAGTaaattaagagattaattacttaaatttaaaagcgggattagagataaagAAATTTTGGGCGATATTTATGAGTTTTACAAATTgtcaactagagtagttcgagagaatacttctagtaaattatcgtaattgatcgagaggtAATTGCGTTAAACAAGAACTCATCATCTTTAGAGAGTGTTACgacgagattatagctaacgtgaCAGGAAGTAATCTGACAATTTGGGAAATCGTAAACCCTAGATCCTTTTATCCTtgaattcaacttcattcttgctaattgatagtttttatttttattttttcttagttTAGTAATTTCTGTTAATtcataaatcaatttttgaactCTGAAAGTTGTCTGGGCTTATCATTAGCGATACTAAAAAGTTGTAGCAAATAGGTTAGtttcctgtgggattcgactccgaactcTTGAACCAGATTATTTTTGCAtggaccgcttagtcctttttataaggcatagttgggcgtgatcaaattttgtgCTAAGTCAAAATATAGACCTTGAGATTTCTGAGTTGAGGTAGTGGATTCTATCTATATATATGGAGAGAGAAATTGATCTTGAGACACAATGAAATACAACTTGGTTTTTTAGTTTAGTTTTTGAAAATAATTCTGGAAAAATGTTGAATGTTCATATTTACCTTTATGCTAGGTTTGAAAATAAGGTGCTTCGGTTTGCTTTTGGTCTCCGAATAATCGAAGCACCACTGGTTTTGAATATTGAAAAAAGTTTCTAAACTAAAGGGCCCATATATCTTTGCTCGAAAATCATCTTAGCAGTCAGGTAAGAATTACATTCAATTTTTGGTATattctgtatatatatagacaGTCCACTTTATTTTCGAAATTAAGTTTCTCCTAATCGATCACAAGTGGAATTGTTTCCTAAAATTGTAAAATTTCGACAAATATCTACACATGAAAGAATGTGGCAAAATGCAATCAAAAAGGTCACAACTGAAACAAGTTCTTATGAGAGGAACAAACAAGTTCTCCTTAAAcatatgttttttttttcctcaTCTCATTCTAAAGtaaagaagaaaaatcaagaatttTCCTTTGTTTTTCACAGAGAAGAGGAAATTGTAGAAAGACTATGAATGTTGGATTGATCCAGTGGCGAATCTAGAGTAGACGCAGTAGATTTAATCGAATTCAGACCCTTAAATATATACTACGTACTAtgttaaaagaaataaaaatacatacATATAGAAAACAGAACCCACTTATTCTAAATTCGAGATCCGCCGCTGAATTGACCTACCAAGTTTGTCCGACAAAGGACGTCCAAGCACAATAAGCACAAACAATTTTCTGAGATATGTACACATACACTGCAAACGATAAGCTCATTAATGTCAAATCCTTCCAATCACCCTTATGTTTAGGACTCAAATTATCCTTCAAACCACTTCCCAATTTTCCCACATCAAATATAAGCTGTGGCAATACACCCTTTTTGTTTTCCTTGTTGATTTGCTTCTCTTCTTTCACATTTTTAAGATCACTTGGTTTGCGATTTTGACAAGAAATTAAGATGGAAAATGATCTTGGACTAGGGCACTTTGTGTGACATTCTTGAATAATAGAAGCAGTGTTTTTGTTGTGGAATGAATGACTGAATGAGATTGAAGCCATGaaaaaaactttttttaaaaaaagaagctTTGATTCTTGGATATTTTAGATGGACATTTGAATGGAGTTGAGAGGATGAATTATTTAGTATGGCATTGATGACTTAGGGAAAGAAAATGACTAAAGTGGTTGCCCCACATTTTTTGGAGGAACTATAAAGATAAAATTGTCAAACTCAAAACGTTAGGGTAGGAGGAAATATCTTTCTATAAGAAACCATTTTGTGCCTTATGTTTTGGTAGTAGAAACGTATGGATAAGGTATTGCATTGAGGAAAAGTCAATGTGGATAAAGGCATGAAGCATTTTCCCTTGGTATGGTTTAGTggtaaaatcaaataaaaataaattaatgtaTTTATTGGTTTGATATAAATATATGTGTCTAAAGAAAAATTCGTAATAAATATTGTAGAGCATTAGGCCCAGATTATATGCGCTGGACAAATATCGAGCATGTTTTAGCATGTACAGATATAGCTTAAATGCCTAAAATTACTTTTATTTGGTAAGTTAGAGAAAAAAGAACAATTCTAGGTGGAGCTTATAATCGTTGCACAATCAAGGCGAAATACACAAAAATAGAATACTCTTGTTGGGAGAGTTGAACTCAAGAATTTCGCTTACTAAACGGGTGCTCTAACCAACTAAGCTACgagagcttgttgctctcttATTTCAGTTCAAAACAATTTATCTTTTGTTTTATGGATCtgctataaaatttaaatataccTACGAATGATAATATTTTAGAAAGTATAGCTACGAATGCTAATATATGAATTTACTATATATTTGACGTATCACGTAATTTTTCCAAGAGAATTCAGACATGACACCTCCTTCCAAAAAAAACTCGAaccaaaatattttttaaaccaGCAATGTGGAATGTCCAAAAGCCAAATAAAAGGTAAAGGCTCGAACAACGGCGTACAATTCGTAAAATATGGGTTCTTTTGCTCATACCATGCTTGTCATTTACTAGTATGTCCTCgaaaaattagaaagaaaaatattaattCTATCATCCCAATTTTTGTGAAAGTGTTTGATTGGCACGAAACTTAAGAAATAAATGAAGACTTCTAAAATTTATGGTCTAAAATAAATTACAAAAATTTATGtcgctagaaatcatctcattaagggtATAACGAGAAATTTAAAGTAAATTTAGTGAGTATTAAATAAGTTTTGCAAGTGTCCGTGTTATTATGTTTCCCAGTTTATGTGTTTGAGAAAAAGCATTACGGATTATATTGGCTATTGCATTCTTAAAATTACTAGTAATTAACTATTACTAAAAACTACATTTATGTAAATTTAGTGAGCATATCGTCATCTTTGTAAGTTTACTGGAATTTATGAACATGAACGTATTTTTTGTGTCGTTATGTTTCCGAAATCTATGTTTCTGTGTACATTTTCTGGAGTTATAGGAAAGGGAAGTGGTTGAGCTCGATAAATTTCGAGCTAAGGTGGATTCCAAATTTAAGCAAAACAAGGTGAAACGGAAGAATATATGGCATTAGAAAATTCCCGCGATTTACTTATAAGTTCATTACAAACGTTGAAGCTGTATCTAGGACAACGAACCCCACCACTTGATGATTCCGAAAACTCAAATATGGTTATTATAGTTAATCAAGTTTCAGATCATGCTAATTATGCAGATACTTCAAATGAAAAGGACAATAAATGCGCAATGAAGAAAGTTAAAGAAAGGTATTTAGGTATGGCGCACACTTACTATTAGGTTACAGGATTCGAACCTATCGCCCTTTGTATCCAAAACAGATACAATGACCAGACTGCGCTACACCTCGTCTCACCACCCGGAATCATATAGATCCACTCGATCGATGAACCGAGAAGTTTTCATATTTATACCTTTTCTTGTTGGAGGGGCGACCGTACATTTAACTACCAAAGAAACTAGGGTAAACCAATGTGATCGTGACATTGTAGGTGCTTGCGATGAGACGGATGCCCAGAAATGAATTAACAAATATGAAGCAAGACCTACTCCCTCCCATCCCACGAATAATTGAAGAGAGTTATCTTCAGTCACCAACATTGGCATAAAAAAAAGGATGCACGGGGTGAAGTTGTCACCATGAACTAAGGATTGGAAGGGTTGAGGATAGAGTTTCTTTTTCATTTCGAGGGTAGTTGGCAAGAGCTATAGCAGCTTACGATGCAGTTGATTTGGAAACATACGCCAGGGCGGTTGGGTGGGGAGTCAGATCATGCCAATGGTCCTTCTCCGAGTTGTTGTTACTATGGAGTACTAAAGCACAAGGAGATTTTACTCGTTGGGTGTCAATTGGGGGCGGGTCGCTTTCTTTTGAAAAGACAGGTTTCGTCCTTTCCGGCTCTTTTCCTCTATGCTTCAGTTGTCGAGTATGATTTGGTATAGTTTCAAAGTTTTAAGCTGGAGCCTCATGTCACAGAATAAATGTTTTATTTTTAAATCATCTTCGAAGAATGGCGGTGAATCGTCTTCCTAAAAAGAAGAGTCTTCGattgaaaaaaatattgtttTCAATTAGCTCTCTATCCAAAAACATTTATGAATCCCTTTCAGACAAAATGTAGAATTTCTAAGCAAGTAAGATGTTAGCATCTTTAGCAGTTTGAAGATATAGTTGAGATTCTTGCTAGATCCACGTTTTAATGATAAAAAATAACATATCTTTTATTTGCAGAATATCAAGACCACAAGTCAAGGCAAATCAACAGAAGCTCCACAcctattcttggaaagaatcactCTACGATTCCTTTCAAGGATTAATTCCCTTGGGTGTGTAATCTCTCGAGATTCACAACAATTAAGAATCAAAGAAGATCTCATGAAGTATATATACCAGTATTGGTCTAGAAAGAGGGCATAATTTGATCAAACCAACTTCGCGTTCTTTGTTCTACTCTAAACAAGCATTGTAATATGAATTTAGTTTATTGTGTAACtagtagagagaagaaagagagaaaaatattggTGAGTTTGTATCAACAATATGACGAGTGTACTTAGGATCTGAAGTGAGTTGGTGTTCGCAACAACATCAACATATCTATACGAAGGTTTATTAGGAGCTTTGAAGAGAGAACACcattgcaacccaaggggactggagtAGGATTCACACTGAATCCGAAGCAGTATAAAATATTCTATGTCATTTAATTGTTGCACTTTACTTTCAGTATTTACCTTTTATCTCTTTTATTCAGATAATCGACTAATTGGCAAACTAGTCGACTATTTTGTTATAAAAAGAAAAATCGACAATTCACCTCCCCTTTTTTACTTTCAATTCTATCACTTGACTTTTGACTATCAACATATAAGGTGCCATTTCTATTGTGCTTGGCCTTTTAAGCCCCTAGATTTAGGATCCTGAGTTAGAATTTTACCGTTTGATCCTTCCCATGCTACTTTTGATATTATATTATTGATACTATCACTTTCTATGGAAGAATGATTTTGCAACATGTTAATtgtcttaatttcttcttgaagGGCTTTGACAACAACAaatatctgggaagagtttgagaAGTTGAATGTATCAAAGGACCGATCAGCAAAATGAGTTGGCTGATGAACTTCTTAACAAGATGGCAAAGAAGTGTTGGGGTCGAAATAATAACAAGACGTCATGCGGAAGCTAACAATGCAAAAACTTTAATGGACAATAAATCAAAC containing:
- the LOC138904285 gene encoding uncharacterized protein, which gives rise to MASISFSHSFHNKNTASIIQECHTKCPSPRSFSILISCQNRKPSDLKNVKEEKQINKENKKGVLPQLIFDVGKLGSGLKDNLSPKHKGDWKDLTLMSLSFAVYVYISQKIVCAYCAWTSFVGQTW